A genome region from Natronosalvus rutilus includes the following:
- a CDS encoding alpha-amylase domain-containing protein, which produces MNNNTNDWKGQWVYTTWRNETLNDYSGNAGDVEVNGDGWVEVWVPPEGWVFYARTDFPPQSAIFSVALESRAVSTASNLIYHDEVY; this is translated from the coding sequence TTGAACAACAACACGAACGACTGGAAGGGCCAGTGGGTGTACACGACCTGGCGCAACGAGACGCTCAACGACTACAGCGGGAACGCCGGTGACGTCGAGGTCAACGGCGACGGCTGGGTCGAAGTCTGGGTCCCTCCGGAGGGATGGGTGTTCTACGCGCGTACTGACTTCCCTCCGCAGTCGGCTATTTTTTCGGTCGCGCTCGAGTCCCGAGCTGTGTCCACGGCCTCCAATTTGATATACCACGATGAGGTTTATTAG
- a CDS encoding sugar phosphate isomerase/epimerase family protein — protein MHTAVQLYSLRRLDRSLSEKLELVARTGLEGVELAGLGDADPTAIGEVLERTALEAMAAHVSVADLEADLEAAVRPSETVGCERIVVPWLDADSFRSRRVVEETAQRLATLGERLADEGYSCSYHNHTQEFFAIESDVDDQRDAFDVLADALAKTPVTLELDVGWAHAAGRDPVSLLERYGEQIPLVHLKDVDGDEPCALGAGSVPLEACVDAAREVGVEWLVYEHDDPSDPERALERDAETMVDLLGR, from the coding sequence ATGCACACCGCCGTTCAGCTGTACTCCTTGCGAAGGCTCGATCGATCGCTTTCCGAGAAACTCGAACTCGTGGCGCGAACTGGGCTCGAGGGCGTCGAGCTGGCGGGACTCGGCGACGCTGATCCCACGGCCATCGGTGAAGTCCTCGAGCGGACAGCGCTCGAAGCGATGGCCGCCCACGTTTCAGTCGCGGATCTCGAGGCCGACCTCGAAGCCGCCGTCCGTCCCTCCGAAACGGTCGGTTGCGAGCGGATCGTCGTTCCGTGGCTCGATGCCGATTCGTTTCGGTCTCGCCGTGTGGTCGAGGAGACGGCCCAACGGCTCGCGACGCTGGGCGAACGACTCGCCGACGAGGGGTATTCGTGCTCCTATCACAATCATACGCAGGAGTTCTTCGCGATCGAATCAGACGTGGACGACCAGCGCGACGCCTTCGATGTTCTCGCCGATGCCCTCGCGAAGACTCCCGTAACGCTCGAGCTAGACGTGGGGTGGGCTCACGCCGCTGGCCGTGACCCCGTGTCCCTCCTCGAGCGCTACGGCGAGCAGATTCCGCTGGTTCACCTGAAAGACGTCGACGGCGACGAGCCGTGCGCCCTCGGGGCGGGCTCGGTCCCGCTCGAGGCCTGCGTCGACGCCGCCCGGGAAGTGGGCGTGGAGTGGCTCGTCTACGAACACGACGATCCGTCGGATCCGGAACGAGCCCTCGAGCGCGACGCCGAAACTATGGTGGACTTGCTCGGCCGATAG
- a CDS encoding glycosyltransferase — translation MTRTETVAAFTDLYLPTVNGVTYTIQLWRERWRQQRTAMPIVYPEMDGYEAGPSEYPIRSVRAPLYPQYRLGLPSIPDGLETPEVVHVHTPFTIGFAGIRFARKRDVPVVASYHTLLDDRASQHVSGNVLDGVKRTCRLYERTFFERVDHVTAPTSFARDHLLETVEADVDVTVVSNGIDTDFFRPVDPTSFRNRYDLPDDRPLLGYTGRHGEEKNLEEAIDAVDGTRMTLVLGGDGPAREALEERAAEMDADVRFLGFLEREELPAFYAALDVFIFPSPVETQGLVALEATACGTPVVAVDEGALTDSVIQGETGYRYRRGSIGDLQWAITRCLDEHDRLADLCRRRRAMLSVDHSIEQLSEIYDGLV, via the coding sequence ATGACCCGGACGGAGACGGTCGCCGCCTTCACGGATCTCTACCTCCCCACGGTCAACGGCGTCACCTACACGATCCAGCTCTGGCGCGAGCGCTGGCGCCAGCAACGGACGGCGATGCCCATCGTCTACCCGGAGATGGACGGCTACGAGGCTGGCCCCAGCGAGTACCCGATTCGAAGCGTTCGCGCGCCGCTGTACCCGCAGTACCGCCTCGGGCTCCCCTCGATTCCGGACGGCCTCGAGACGCCGGAGGTCGTCCACGTCCACACACCGTTTACCATCGGCTTCGCCGGAATTCGCTTCGCCCGCAAGCGCGACGTGCCCGTCGTCGCCTCCTACCACACCCTCCTGGACGACCGGGCCAGCCAGCACGTCTCCGGCAACGTCCTCGACGGCGTCAAGCGGACCTGCCGGCTCTACGAACGCACGTTCTTCGAGCGCGTCGACCACGTCACCGCGCCGACCTCCTTCGCCCGCGATCACCTGCTCGAGACCGTCGAGGCCGACGTCGACGTGACGGTGGTCTCGAACGGCATCGACACCGACTTCTTCCGACCGGTCGATCCGACTTCGTTTCGCAATCGATACGACCTCCCCGACGACCGGCCACTGCTCGGCTACACCGGGCGCCACGGCGAGGAGAAGAACCTCGAGGAGGCGATCGACGCCGTGGACGGAACGCGGATGACGCTCGTCCTCGGCGGCGACGGACCCGCTCGCGAAGCCCTCGAGGAGCGTGCGGCCGAGATGGATGCCGACGTCAGGTTCCTCGGCTTCCTCGAGCGCGAGGAGTTACCGGCGTTTTACGCCGCCCTCGACGTGTTCATCTTCCCGAGCCCGGTCGAAACGCAGGGGCTCGTGGCCCTCGAGGCGACCGCCTGCGGGACGCCCGTCGTCGCCGTCGACGAGGGGGCCCTGACCGATTCGGTGATCCAGGGCGAAACCGGCTACCGCTACCGACGCGGGTCGATCGGGGACCTCCAGTGGGCGATTACGCGCTGTCTCGACGAACACGATCGCCTGGCCGACCTCTGTCGCAGACGACGGGCGATGCTCTCTGTCGACCACTCCATCGAGCAGCTGTCGGAGATATACGATGGGCTCGTCTGA
- a CDS encoding GMP synthase subunit A encodes MTTIAVVDNHGQFTHLEQRALRDLGVDCTLVDNETPPEDVEADGIVLSGGPDMDRIGQSPKYLEDGRPVLGICLGMQLMAVELGGEVGSGDYGGYADVTVDVLEEDDPLVGSLAPETRVWASHADEVKTLPEGFTCTASSDVCGVEAMSDTDRDLYGVQWHPEVAHTEEGEEVFGNFLEICLASAEATH; translated from the coding sequence ATGACGACAATCGCCGTGGTGGACAATCACGGACAGTTCACCCACCTGGAACAGCGTGCGCTGCGCGACCTCGGCGTCGACTGCACGCTGGTCGACAACGAGACGCCGCCCGAAGACGTCGAGGCCGACGGCATCGTGCTCTCGGGCGGCCCGGACATGGACCGCATCGGTCAAAGTCCGAAATACCTCGAGGACGGCCGCCCCGTCCTGGGCATCTGTCTCGGTATGCAACTCATGGCCGTCGAACTCGGCGGCGAGGTCGGGAGCGGCGACTACGGCGGCTACGCCGACGTCACCGTCGACGTACTCGAGGAGGATGACCCGCTCGTTGGCTCGCTGGCCCCCGAAACGCGCGTCTGGGCGAGTCACGCCGACGAGGTCAAAACGCTGCCCGAAGGATTTACCTGCACGGCCTCGAGCGACGTCTGCGGCGTCGAAGCCATGAGCGACACGGACCGGGACCTCTATGGCGTCCAGTGGCACCCGGAGGTGGCCCACACCGAAGAGGGCGAGGAAGTGTTCGGGAATTTCCTCGAGATCTGTCTGGCGTCGGCGGAGGCGACGCACTGA
- a CDS encoding alpha-amylase family glycosyl hydrolase: MPRTCISKKDTHGEREQESLTISRRNVVRGAATTGLALAGLGSASTVSAAGERACFQYFHETWPTITDNLWKVADRGYDGIWIQAPQESELTWADQDGRNDPPLGYQPVDFRSFDSEFGTEADLQRLIDTAHDNGLEVYVDCVMNHMAVREHSCPTCGLEVDRDQNASWNILQDGVELVNSDEAEADTESFGCFEAENLGNGLAEVTPAETATAALANGGSFEPLVVSASRVVESGSPSRETGSPSLKERATAVVASE, translated from the coding sequence GTGCCTCGTACTTGTATATCTAAGAAAGACACTCACGGCGAACGTGAACAGGAATCACTGACGATCAGCAGGCGGAACGTCGTTCGTGGAGCAGCGACGACCGGGTTAGCGCTCGCCGGTCTCGGGTCGGCCTCGACGGTGTCGGCTGCCGGGGAACGAGCGTGCTTTCAGTACTTCCACGAAACGTGGCCGACCATCACCGACAACCTTTGGAAGGTCGCCGACCGGGGGTACGACGGTATCTGGATCCAGGCGCCCCAGGAGAGCGAACTGACCTGGGCGGACCAGGATGGACGCAACGACCCACCGCTCGGCTACCAACCCGTCGACTTCCGTTCCTTCGATAGCGAGTTCGGTACCGAAGCCGACTTGCAACGGCTCATCGACACCGCCCACGACAACGGTCTCGAGGTGTACGTCGACTGCGTGATGAACCACATGGCCGTTCGCGAACACTCCTGCCCAACGTGTGGGTTGGAGGTCGACCGCGACCAGAACGCCAGTTGGAATATCCTACAGGATGGCGTTGAATTGGTGAACTCGGATGAGGCCGAGGCGGATACGGAGTCGTTTGGGTGTTTCGAAGCGGAGAATCTAGGCAATGGACTGGCCGAAGTAACGCCTGCGGAGACTGCGACCGCTGCGCTTGCGAACGGTGGTTCCTTTGAACCGCTTGTAGTAAGTGCAAGTCGTGTCGTCGAGTCAGGAAGTCCCAGTCGAGAGACGGGAAGCCCCTCCCTCAAGGAGCGAGCCACGGCGGTCGTGGCGAGCGAGTAG
- a CDS encoding ubiquitin-like small modifier protein 1 has product MELDLRFFATFREAVGQKDLSRTVEDGATVGDVLAGLEKEYAGLEGELLQDGAIRPQLSVLKNGRDVVHMAGVDTDLEEGDRVSVFPPVAGG; this is encoded by the coding sequence ATGGAACTCGATCTTCGATTTTTCGCCACGTTTCGCGAAGCCGTCGGCCAGAAGGATCTCTCGAGGACGGTCGAGGACGGCGCGACCGTCGGCGACGTACTCGCGGGACTCGAGAAAGAGTACGCGGGCCTCGAGGGAGAACTGCTCCAGGACGGCGCGATTCGGCCGCAACTGAGCGTGTTGAAAAACGGCCGGGACGTCGTCCACATGGCGGGCGTCGACACCGACCTCGAGGAGGGCGACCGGGTCTCGGTGTTTCCACCCGTCGCGGGCGGCTGA
- a CDS encoding Cdc6/Cdc18 family protein: MIVDPRVLQEDFVPSEVVHRHDEVSHLSETLEPILRGDRPETTFLLGPTGVGKTCIARYTLDRLQEKRPDVQVAYVNCWQDHTRYRVLYAILDALGLALEVHRSTPKDELFDRLTEANDQPVVAILDEVDQLEETTALYDLHRLGHVSLVLIANREAELFAGFDDRVRSRLRAGTRVQFDRYSTEELVAILRERAKQGLEPGTVEDDQLHRIAQAAGGDARVAIGILRSAARLESRRGGGTLSDEALEEAIPDTREAIRRETIDGLIEHQRVLYDVVDEAGEIEPSALYAEYERRVDDPKTSRTLRNYLTKMVHYDLIEAVGSKRGRTYRVVGDRSELESE; the protein is encoded by the coding sequence GTGATCGTCGATCCGCGCGTCCTCCAGGAGGACTTCGTCCCGAGCGAGGTGGTCCACCGCCACGACGAGGTCTCCCACCTCTCGGAGACGCTCGAGCCGATTCTCCGCGGGGATCGCCCGGAGACGACCTTTCTACTGGGTCCGACGGGCGTCGGCAAGACCTGCATCGCGCGGTACACGCTCGACCGGTTGCAGGAAAAGCGACCCGACGTGCAGGTCGCCTACGTCAACTGTTGGCAGGACCACACTCGATATCGCGTGCTGTACGCGATCCTCGACGCGCTCGGACTCGCCCTCGAGGTTCACCGCTCGACGCCGAAGGACGAACTGTTCGACCGTCTCACCGAGGCGAACGACCAGCCCGTCGTCGCCATCCTCGACGAGGTGGATCAGCTCGAGGAGACGACGGCCCTGTACGACCTCCACCGGCTCGGGCACGTCTCGCTGGTGTTGATCGCCAACCGCGAGGCCGAACTCTTTGCCGGGTTCGACGACCGCGTCCGTTCTCGCCTGCGCGCCGGGACGCGGGTGCAGTTCGATCGCTATTCGACCGAGGAACTGGTCGCAATCCTTCGAGAACGGGCGAAGCAGGGCCTCGAGCCGGGTACCGTCGAGGACGACCAGCTTCATCGGATCGCGCAGGCGGCGGGCGGTGACGCTCGCGTCGCCATCGGCATCCTGCGCTCGGCGGCTCGACTCGAGTCGCGCCGCGGCGGTGGGACGCTCTCCGATGAAGCGCTCGAGGAGGCGATTCCCGACACCAGGGAGGCGATTCGTCGGGAGACCATCGACGGCCTGATCGAACACCAGCGGGTGCTCTACGACGTCGTCGACGAGGCGGGCGAGATCGAACCGAGCGCGCTCTACGCCGAGTACGAGCGACGGGTGGACGACCCCAAGACCTCACGGACGCTCCGGAACTATCTGACGAAGATGGTTCACTACGACCTGATCGAGGCCGTCGGCAGCAAGCGGGGGCGGACGTATCGGGTGGTCGGCGATCGATCCGAGTTGGAGAGCGAATAG
- the pan1 gene encoding proteasome-activating nucleotidase Pan1, with amino-acid sequence MTDTVDDVEVPYDEDEASQQEKIRALEERLELLESQNEEMRDKLLDANAENNKYQQKLERLTHENKKLKQSPLFVATVQEMTDEGVIIKQHGNNQEALTEVTEEMRGDLEPDARVAVNNSLSIVKSLSNETDVRARVMEVTESPNVSYEDIGGLDEQMQEVRETVEMPLKSPEMFDEVGIDPPSGVLLYGPPGTGKTMLAKAVANQTDATFIKMAGSELVHKFIGEGAKLVRDLFDVAREHEPAVIFIDEIDAIAAKRTESKTSGDAEVQRTMMQLLSEMDGFEERGDIRIIAATNRFDMLDRAILRPGRFDRLIEVPKPTEEGRELIFQIHTRNMNVADDVDFVQLAAETPEASGADVKAICTEAGMFAIRDDRTEIRMEDFYAAWEKVQAESTEDPEVSKTFA; translated from the coding sequence ATGACCGATACTGTGGACGACGTCGAAGTCCCGTACGACGAGGACGAGGCGTCTCAACAGGAGAAAATACGCGCCCTCGAGGAGCGCCTGGAACTCCTCGAGTCCCAGAACGAGGAGATGCGGGACAAGCTCCTCGACGCGAACGCCGAGAACAACAAGTACCAGCAGAAACTCGAGCGTCTGACCCACGAGAACAAGAAGCTCAAGCAGTCGCCGCTGTTCGTCGCCACCGTCCAGGAGATGACCGACGAGGGCGTCATCATCAAGCAACACGGCAACAACCAGGAGGCGCTGACCGAGGTCACCGAGGAGATGCGCGGCGACCTCGAACCCGACGCCCGCGTCGCCGTCAACAACTCGCTGTCGATCGTCAAGTCCCTCTCGAACGAGACCGACGTCCGGGCCCGCGTGATGGAAGTCACCGAGAGTCCCAACGTGAGCTACGAGGACATCGGCGGCCTCGACGAGCAGATGCAGGAGGTCCGCGAGACCGTCGAGATGCCCCTGAAGAGCCCCGAGATGTTCGACGAGGTCGGCATCGATCCGCCGAGCGGCGTCCTGCTCTACGGGCCGCCGGGTACAGGGAAGACGATGCTCGCCAAAGCGGTCGCCAACCAGACCGACGCGACCTTCATCAAGATGGCCGGCTCCGAACTTGTCCACAAGTTCATCGGCGAGGGCGCGAAGCTGGTCCGGGACCTCTTCGACGTCGCTCGCGAGCACGAGCCTGCGGTCATCTTCATCGACGAGATCGACGCCATCGCCGCCAAGCGTACCGAGTCGAAGACCTCCGGCGACGCCGAGGTCCAGCGGACGATGATGCAACTGCTGAGCGAGATGGACGGCTTCGAGGAGCGCGGTGACATTCGCATCATCGCGGCCACGAACCGCTTCGACATGCTCGACCGTGCGATCCTCCGCCCCGGTCGGTTCGACCGCCTCATCGAGGTCCCGAAGCCGACCGAGGAGGGACGGGAGCTGATCTTCCAGATCCACACTCGGAACATGAACGTCGCCGACGACGTCGACTTCGTCCAGCTGGCCGCCGAGACGCCCGAGGCCTCCGGGGCCGACGTCAAGGCCATCTGCACCGAGGCCGGGATGTTCGCCATCCGCGACGACCGCACGGAGATCCGGATGGAGGACTTCTACGCCGCCTGGGAGAAAGTCCAGGCAGAGTCCACCGAGGACCCCGAGGTCTCGAAGACGTTCGCCTGA